A stretch of Malus sylvestris chromosome 11, drMalSylv7.2, whole genome shotgun sequence DNA encodes these proteins:
- the LOC126588487 gene encoding G-type lectin S-receptor-like serine/threonine-protein kinase LECRK3, whose product MACPLINLLFFLLMFLPFSTLAQTSKNISLGSSLTALKDDDSSWPSPSGEFAFGFREVAKDGFLLAIWFDEIPNKTIVWSANRDNLVPKGSKVELTVDGEFILNDATGKRIWYTQSAGSGVAYASMLDTGNFVLANRSSSNVWESFSHPTDTILPSQTLNQNGILYARYTATNYSTGRFLFSLQPDGNLVLATTNFPQDTLNEAYWSVQNPNTGFRFIFNESGFMYVTSKNGSLLSPLSSTMVSMKDFYQRATLEYNGVFRHYVYPKNTSSSSGRWDMAWSTSSYEPPNICMSILESRGGGACGFNGLCKLEDQGPTCQCPNGYSFIDPNDELRGCKPDFVPQSCGEDSKEETDLFDIQELQNADYYGGDYADFREVSEDWCRQNCLDDCFCGVALFRTGQCVKKRLPFPNGRIHPNLTGKLLIKVGKRNPNVKSGGGANTEKKDYKTLILFGSVILSGSGVLNFLLPLITYLVVSRSYSRKAKVSQTHPVISGMNLKHFTYDELKNATNQFKEELGRGASAIVFKGVLASDNGKRVAVKSLDARVGENDLEFTAEVSAIGRTNHRNLVQLLGFCYEGEHRILVYEFMSNGSLAGVLFGESMPNWYQRRQIALEIARGLLYLHEESSSQIIHCDIKPQNILLDDSLTARISDFGLAKLLRIDQTLTMTGIRGTQGYVAPEWFKRLPITTKVDIYSYGILLLEIIFCRKHFDAAAEDEGRMLLADWAYDCYKQNELHQLFKNNDEAMHDMKMVEKYVMIAIWCIQEDPSLRPNMKKVTLMLEGTVEVSAPPDPSSFISSIL is encoded by the coding sequence ATGGCTTGTCCACTGATAaatcttctcttcttccttttaatGTTTCTACCATTTTCCACCCTAGCTCAAACTTCCAAAAACATTTCTTTAGGCTCATCCCTCACTGCACTAAAAGATGATGACTCATCCTGGCCATCACCATCTGGTGAATTTGCTTTCGGCTTTCGAGAAGTAGCAAAAGATGGGTTCCTACTAGCCATTTGGTTCGATGAGATACCAAATAAAACTATTGTCTGGTCAGCCAATCGGGATAATCTAGTGCCAAAGGGATCCAAAGTGGAGCTTACGGTCGATGGAGAGTTTATTCTCAATGATGCAACTGGCAAGCGAATATGGTACACTCAATCTGCCGGTAGTGGAGTTGCCTATGCATCCATGCTAGACACCGGAAATTTTGTGCTGGCGAATCGAAGTTCATCCAATGTGTGGGAAAGCTTTAGTCATCCAACCGATACAATTCTACCCTCACAAACTCTAAATCAGAATGGCATACTCTATGCGCGCTACACGGCAACAAATTACTCGACTGGTAGATTCCTGTTTTCGCTACAACCTGATGGGAATCTTGTACTTGCGACTACAAATTTCCCACAAGATACTCTCAATGAAGCTTATTGGTCGGTGCAAAATCCAAATACTGGATTTCGATTCATCTTCAACGAGTCTGGCTTTATGTACGTCACATCCAAGAATGGAAGCTTACTCAGTCCCTTATCATCCACTATGGTTTCAATGAAAGATTTTTACCAGAGAGCAACACTAGAGTATAATGGAGTATTTAGGCACTATGTTTACCCGAAAAACACTAGCTCGAGCTCTGGAAGATGGGATATGGCTTGGTCCACTTCCTCATACGAACCTCCAAACATCTGCATGTCGATTTTGGAATCTAGGGGCGGTGGTGCATGTGGCTTTAACGGCTTATGTAAGCTTGAAGATCAAGGACCGACTTGCCAGTGCCCAAATGGTTACTCCTTTATTGATCCAAATGATGAGCTCAGAGGATGTAAGCCAGACTTTGTTCCACAAAGTTGTGGTGAAGACTCGAAGGAGGAAACAGATCTTTTCGATATTCAAGAGCTGCAAAACGCAGATTATTACGGCGGAGATTACGCGGATTTTAGGGAGGTATCTGAGGATTGGTGCAGACAGAATTGCCTAGATGATTGTTTTTGTGGTGTGGCATTGTTCAGAACCGGACAATGTGTTAAGAAGAGACTCCCTTTCCCGAATGGGAGGATTCATCCCAATCTTACTGGAAAACTTCTGATAAAAGTTGGGAAACGAAATCCGAATGTGAAATCAGGTGGAGGTGCCAACACAGAAAAGAAAGACTATAAAACTTTGATCCTTTTCGGATCAGTCATCCTGAGTGGCTCTGGGGTTCTAAACTTCCTCCTACCATTGATTACCTATTTGGTTGTCTCGCGATCCTATTCGAGAAAAGCGAAGGTGAGTCAAACTCATCCAGTCATCTCTGGTATGAATTTGAAGCATTTCACTTATGATGAGCTAAAGAATGCTACGAACCAATTCAAGGAAGAACTAGGACGCGGTGCTTCTGCAATAGTCTTCAAAGGAGTTCTAGCCTCTGATAATGGGAAGAGAGTTGCTGTCAAAAGCTTAGACGCTAGGGTAGGAGAAAATGATTTGGAATTCACAGCGGAAGTAAGTGCTATTGGCAGAACAAACCACAGAAATTTAGTCCAGCTACTTGGATTTTGTTACGAGGGAGAGCACCGAATTCTTGTGTATGAGTTTATGAGCAACGGATCTTTAGCAGGTGTCCTCTTTGGAGAGTCGATGCCAAACTGGTACCAAAGGAGGCAAATCGCCTTGGAAATTGCAAGAGGGCTGTTGTATTTGCACGAGGAAAGTAGCAGCCAAATCATACATTGCGACATCAAGcctcaaaacattcttcttGATGACTCTCTCACTGCAAGAATTTCTGACTTCGGTTtagcaaagcttttgagaatcgACCAGACTCTAACCATGACCGGAATCAGGGGAACGCAAGGTTATGTGGCCCCTGAATGGTTCAAGAGGTTGCCTATCACGACCAAGGTTGATATTTACAGCTACGGAATTCTGTTGTTAGAGATTATTTTCTGCAGGAAGCATTTCGACGCAGCAGctgaggatgaaggtcgaatGCTATTAGCTGATTGGGCGTACGATTGTTATAAGCAGAATGAGCTGCACCAGCTATTCAAGAATAACGATGAGGCAATGCATGACATGAAGATGGTGGAAAAGTATGTGATGATTGCAATATGGTGCATTCAGGAGGATCCATCGCTTAGACCTAACATGAAGAAAGTCACATTGATGCTCGAAGGAACCGTCGAAGTCTCAGCTCCACCCGATCCATCTTCTTTCATAAGTTCAATACTTTAA
- the LOC126588488 gene encoding G-type lectin S-receptor-like serine/threonine-protein kinase LECRK3, with amino-acid sequence MAFALLYLLCFFLFMILPCSILAQSSGNISLASSLTALNDDNSSSWTSPSGDFAFGFRRIGKDGFLLAIWFNKIPEKTIVWSANGDNLVQQGSQCVLTSEGQLMLNDATGQQIWYANSANAEVFYAAILDSGNFVLANRMSINLWESFDEPTDTILPTQTLSQNSMLFARYTATNYSRGRFMFTLQSDGNLLLYTTRFPLETKNYAYSATMTMYTGFQVIFNQSGSIYLTAQNGSILKMISSNTVSMQNFYQKATVEHDGVLRHSVHPKTAASSAGKPMAWSPLISEPSNICSRIVGAIGSGACGYNSLCSYDDKGPTCQCPYGYTFIDPNDVLKGCKQNFVSQSCDEALPETEDFYFHEMQNAEWFDGDYEQFTSVPEDWCRQNCLADCFCVVAIFKEGECVKKRIPLSNGRMDTSIGGTALIKVRKGNFTLKPEGPNTKKKDYSTLILIGSVLLSSSGFLNLILLLTTYLVVSHISFRKARVIQPHSVMPGMNMKCFTYEELNEATNGFKEELGQGSFATVFKGVLGSDNGKSVAVKRLDTMVGENELEFKAEVSAIGRTNHRNLVQLLGFCNEGEHRILVYEFMSNGSLASFLFGESRPKWYQRQKIALGTARGLLYLHEECNNQIIHCDIKPQNILLDDSFTAKISDFGLAKLLGTDQTQTTTRIRGTKGYVAPEWFKNMPITMKVDVYSYGILLLEIICCRKNFEEHADDVDQLILAYWAYDCYMQKELHLLLEKDEEAMEDVKMMENYVMIAMWCIQEDPSLRPTMKKVTQMLEGTVEVSVPPNPSSFMSEIV; translated from the coding sequence ATGGCTTTTGCTCTGCTATATCTTCTTTGCTTCTTCCTTTTCATGATTCTCCCATGTTCCATCCTAGCTCAATCTTCCGGAAACATTTCTTTAGCCTCATCTCTCACTGCACTAAATGATGATAACTCGTCATCATGGACATCACCATCTGGTGACTTTGCCTTCGGTTTTCGAAGAATTGGAAAAGATGGGTTCCTACTAGCCATCTGGTTCAATAAGATACCAGAGAAAACTATTGTCTGGTCAGCCAATGGGGACAATCTTGTGCAGCAAGGATCCCAATGTGTACTTACAAGTGAAGGCCAGCTTATGCTCAATGACGCAACGGGCCAGCAAATATGGTATGCTAATTCTGCTAACGCAGAAGTGTTTTATGCAGCCATACTTGACAGTGGAAATTTTGTTCTGGCCAACCGAATGTCAATTAATTTGTGGGAGAGTTTTGATGAACCAACTGATACAATCCTACCCACACAGACTCTAAGTCAAAACAGCATGCTCTTTGCTCGCTACACGGCAACAAATTACTCACGGGGAAGATTCATGTTTACGCTTCAATCTGACGGAAATCTCTTGCTTTACACAACGAGATTCCCACTGGAGACAAAGAATTATGCTTACAGTGCAACCATGACTATGTATACCGGCTTTCAGGTCATCTTCAATCAGTCCGGCTCTATTTACCTTACTGCACAGAACGGAAGCATACTGAAAATGATATCATCCAACACAGTTTCGATGCAAAATTTCTACCAGAAAGCGACTGTGGAGCATGATGGAGTTTTGAGGCACTCTGTTCACCCCAAAACCGCTGCATCAAGTGCTGGAAAACCCATGGCTTGGTCCCCTTTGATCTCCGAACCTTCGAATATTTGCTCAAGAATTGTAGGAGCCATAGGTAGTGGTGCATGTGGATACAACAGCTTATGCAGTTATGATGATAAAGGACCAACTTGCCAATGTCCTTATGGCTACACATTTATTGATCCCAATGATGTCTTGAAAGGATGCAAGCAAAACTTTGTTTCACAAAGTTGTGATGAGGCCTTGCCGGAGACAGAGGATTTTTATTTTCACGAGATGCAAAACGCAGAGTGGTTTGACGGTGATTATGAGCAGTTTACATCGGTACCTGAGGATTGGTGCAGACAGAATTGCTTAGCTGATTGTTTTTGTGTCGTTGCCATTTTCAAGGAAGGAGAGTGTGTGAAGAAAAGAATTCCTCTTTCGAATGGGAGGATGGACACAAGTATTGGTGGAACAGCTCTCATCAAAGTAAGGAAAGGCAACTTTACCTTGAAACCTGAAGGTCCAAATacgaaaaagaaagattacTCAACCTTGATCCTCATCGGATCAGTGCTCTTGAGTAGCTCGGGATTTCTGAACTTGATTTTGCTATTAACAACCTATTTGGTTGTTTCTCATATTTCTTTCAGAAAAGCCAGGGTGATTCAACCTCACTCAGTCATGCCAGGTATGAATATGAAATGTTTCACTTACGAGGAGCTAAACGAAGCTACTAATGGATTCAAGGAAGAACTAGGTCAGGGTTCTTTTGCTACAGTTTTTAAAGGAGTTTTAGGATCTGATAATGGGAAATCTGTTGCTGTCAAAAGATTGGACACTATGGTTGGAGAAAATGAGCTGGAATTCAAAGCTGAGGTGAGCGCAATTGGTAGAACAAACCACAGAAATTTAGTCCAACTGCTTGGGTTCTGCAATGAAGGGGAGCACCGAATTCTTGTCTACGAGTTTATGAGTAATGGTTCGCTAGCAAGCTTCCTCTTTGGAGAGTCAAGGCCGAAATGGTACCAGCGACAGAAAATTGCCTTGGGTACTGCAAGAGGGCTGTTGTATTTGCATGAGGAGTGTAACAACCAAATCATACATTGTGACATTAAAcctcaaaacattcttctagaCGACTCTTTCACTGCAAAAATTTCTGACTTTGGATTGGCCAAGCTTTTGGGAACGGACCAAACTCAAACTACTACTCGAATCAGGGGAACCAAAGGTTATGTAGCCCCTGAATGGTTCAAAAACATGCCTATCACAATGAAGGTGGATGTTTACAGCTATGGCATTTTGTTACTAGAAATTATTTGTTGCAGGAAGAATTTTGAAGAACATGCGGATGATGTAGATCAGCTGATACTAGCTTATTGGGCATATGATTGCTATATGCAAAAGGAGCTGCATTTGCTATTGGAGAAGGACGAAGAAGCGATGGAAGACGTCAAGATGATGGAGAATTACGTGATGATTGCAATGTGGTGCATTCAGGAGGACCCATCACTGAGACCGACGATGAAGAAAGTCACGCAGATGCTTGAAGGAACTGTTGAAGTCTCAGTTCCACCGAATCCATCGTCATTTATGAGTGAAATAGTTTAA